The Aggregatilinea lenta genome includes a region encoding these proteins:
- a CDS encoding uroporphyrinogen decarboxylase family protein: MNSRERVAAAMRHEIPDRVPLMCQLALGHYFLNTPLRPHEIWFTSEGFAEALVMLQQRYRFDGILVNVPGRDPAWRDDVSAITEDGEGEWVRWKSGDVTLLPWDDNAQHRPAHPETARPTFEAFDPDRNFDRVDDWVMYTWGVYHTPVLRGKQPGLLLEPPDYFFRTLDLVREKAGPDVSLHGEVFSPFTHLMELFTYEDALMSLATDPEKAEAILDRLAEVSIAWAVEQARHGVDAVLLSSAYAGGGFISPRMYRRFVLPYERRVTEAVHAQVPGVPIYTHTCGHIGDRLELMMETGTDGVDTLDPPPIGDTELADAKARIGGRMFIKGNMNSVALLQMPDVASVLDHARERLRDGMPGGGYILSTACSVSPKVEPEKLEALYGLVESEGRY; the protein is encoded by the coding sequence ATGAACAGCAGGGAACGGGTCGCGGCGGCGATGCGCCACGAGATCCCCGACCGCGTGCCGCTGATGTGCCAGCTTGCACTGGGACACTATTTTTTGAACACCCCGCTGCGCCCGCACGAGATCTGGTTCACCAGTGAGGGTTTCGCCGAGGCACTGGTGATGCTCCAGCAGCGCTATCGCTTCGACGGCATCCTGGTTAACGTGCCGGGGCGCGACCCGGCGTGGCGCGACGACGTGTCCGCCATCACCGAGGATGGCGAGGGCGAATGGGTGCGCTGGAAGTCCGGCGACGTGACGCTGCTGCCCTGGGACGATAACGCCCAGCACCGCCCGGCCCATCCCGAAACCGCGCGCCCGACCTTCGAGGCGTTCGACCCGGACCGCAACTTCGACCGTGTGGACGACTGGGTGATGTATACCTGGGGCGTGTACCATACGCCCGTGCTGCGCGGCAAACAGCCCGGCCTGCTGCTGGAACCGCCGGACTATTTCTTCCGCACACTCGACCTCGTGCGCGAGAAGGCCGGGCCGGACGTGTCGCTGCACGGCGAGGTATTTTCGCCGTTCACGCACCTGATGGAGCTGTTCACCTACGAGGACGCGCTGATGAGCCTCGCTACGGACCCCGAAAAGGCCGAGGCGATCCTGGACCGGCTGGCGGAGGTGAGCATTGCCTGGGCGGTGGAGCAGGCGCGTCACGGCGTGGACGCGGTGCTGCTGTCGTCGGCCTATGCGGGCGGCGGCTTCATCTCGCCGCGCATGTACCGGCGCTTCGTGCTGCCCTACGAGCGGCGTGTCACGGAGGCGGTGCACGCGCAGGTTCCCGGTGTGCCGATCTATACGCACACCTGCGGCCACATTGGGGACCGCCTCGAACTGATGATGGAAACCGGCACGGATGGCGTCGATACGCTCGATCCGCCGCCCATCGGCGACACGGAGCTGGCCGACGCCAAGGCTCGCATCGGCGGGCGCATGTTCATCAAGGGCAACATGAACTCGGTGGCGCTGCTGCAAATGCCGGACGTCGCGTCGGTGCTGGACCACGCCCGTGAGCGTCTGCGCGACGGCATGCCCGGCGGCGGCTACATCCTCAGCACGGCGTGCTCGGTGTCGCCCAAGGTCGAGCCGGAAAAGCTCGAAGCGCTGTACGGGCTGGTGGAGTCCGAGGGGCGGTACTAA
- a CDS encoding phosphoribosyltransferase, whose translation MSSSYDYSARQGIYPISWEDFHGLCKALALAAAAFNPAIILGVGRGGYYPATLIAHLLQAELYPVRLSRRVNDVVVHERPQWIVRPPETVRDQRVLVVDEISSTGETLALVKSEALRLGAADVRCAVLYAHTWGAAIPDAIGLITDALILNPWDREILRDGAFHFHPEYVEALAQQDVTPSPDLLIPATPVGALAKDTLRT comes from the coding sequence ATGTCCTCCTCCTACGACTACAGCGCGCGCCAGGGGATTTACCCGATCTCCTGGGAAGATTTTCACGGGCTGTGTAAGGCGCTGGCACTGGCCGCAGCCGCCTTCAACCCGGCGATCATCCTCGGCGTGGGGCGCGGCGGCTACTACCCGGCGACGCTGATCGCGCACCTGCTGCAAGCGGAACTTTACCCGGTGCGCCTGTCGCGGCGTGTCAACGACGTTGTCGTCCACGAGCGCCCGCAGTGGATCGTGCGCCCGCCGGAAACCGTGCGCGATCAGCGCGTGCTGGTCGTGGACGAGATCAGCAGTACAGGCGAAACGCTGGCGCTGGTCAAGTCCGAGGCGCTGCGCCTGGGCGCGGCGGACGTGCGCTGCGCGGTGCTCTACGCGCATACGTGGGGCGCTGCCATCCCCGACGCCATTGGCCTGATCACCGACGCGCTGATCCTCAACCCCTGGGACCGCGAGATCCTCCGCGATGGCGCGTTCCACTTCCACCCTGAATACGTCGAGGCGCTGGCGCAGCAGGACGTAACGCCCTCACCGGACCTGCTGATCCCCGCGACGCCGGTTGGTGCGTTGGCGAAAGACACGCTGCGCACGTGA
- the treY gene encoding malto-oligosyltrehalose synthase, whose protein sequence is MDPSRPDFDVLVDFDDLVEQTMQRLLAERRIPAATYRVQFNADFTFRDAQAIVPYLHALGISDMYASPLLQARPGSAHGYDICDYGQLNDALGTPEDFDALVETLHAHGMGLMLDMVPNHMGVGAACNGWWMDVLENGPSSPYGTFFDIDWHPVKVELANKVLLPILEDQYGAVLESGKLHLAYEDGAFAIQYHGTRLPVAPDSYTRILGAGVDALVEDLGADDEAVQELQSIITALSYLPPYATTDPEQAAERRREKEVIKRRIAALLDASQDVKAAVDAATAAINGDPDDPASFDRLDALLAEQPYRPAFWRVASDEINYRRFFDINDMAAIHVEYPEVFRAVHDAVLDFVTEGKINSLRIDHSDGLWDPADYFRRLQESTVCHQICTASGLDLNDAETEQALQAAIHRWFDAHYVPQPESAAALPLYVVTEKILSEAEPLPFDWAVFGTTGYDFLNEVNGLFVDPAQRDRFSQIYEAFVGQRMDLEAIVRSSKQTIMEDALASEIRALSRQLERITEVSRRYRDFTLSGLNAAIRQVMAAMSIYRTYITGPDHVSDRDQRYIVAAVLEARRRAPNTSRLVLTFIRDTLLLRNLDSFDVKDRRRVINFVMRFQQLSGPVMAKSVEDTTFYIYNRLSSLNEVGGHPETFGITPDEFHAQNRKRRAEWPHAMLTTSTHDTKRGEDVRARIDVISELPDEWEGALATWKAINAAHKMTVDGTPAPDTNDEYLLYQTLLGAWPVEGDAGDTFRERIVAYAIKAANEAKVHTAWINPDEEYIAALRSFVTDVLADEAFREAFAPLQQRVAFFGRFNVLAQTLLKLTAPGMPDLYQGTELWDDSLVDPDNRRPVDYTRRAALLANLDARCDEAGADRTTLARDLLQSAEDGRIKLYLIRRTLALRSALRDVFDDGAYSPLAAVGERAAHVCAFMRERDGRAVIVLVPRLTVGLTGGHERAPVGPDIWGNTWLALPPDHAGRIYRSALTGEQFTAAERDGTPGLPVAELLMHFPVGLLEQA, encoded by the coding sequence GTGGACCCTTCGCGTCCCGATTTTGACGTTCTGGTCGACTTCGACGATCTGGTCGAGCAGACCATGCAGCGACTGCTGGCCGAGCGCCGCATCCCCGCCGCGACGTACCGCGTGCAGTTCAACGCGGACTTCACCTTCCGCGACGCCCAGGCCATCGTGCCCTATCTGCACGCGCTGGGCATCAGCGACATGTACGCCTCGCCGCTGCTGCAAGCGCGTCCCGGCAGCGCACACGGCTACGACATCTGCGATTACGGCCAGCTCAACGACGCGCTCGGCACGCCGGAAGACTTCGACGCGCTGGTCGAGACGCTGCACGCGCACGGCATGGGTCTCATGCTCGACATGGTGCCCAACCACATGGGCGTCGGCGCGGCGTGCAACGGCTGGTGGATGGACGTGCTCGAAAACGGCCCCAGCTCCCCTTATGGCACCTTCTTCGACATCGACTGGCACCCGGTCAAGGTGGAGCTGGCCAATAAAGTGCTGCTGCCGATCCTGGAGGACCAGTACGGGGCGGTGCTGGAAAGCGGCAAGCTGCATCTAGCCTATGAGGATGGCGCGTTTGCCATCCAGTATCACGGGACGCGGCTGCCCGTCGCGCCGGACAGCTACACGCGCATCCTGGGCGCGGGCGTCGATGCGCTGGTCGAGGATCTGGGCGCGGACGACGAGGCCGTGCAGGAGCTGCAAAGCATCATTACCGCCCTGAGCTACCTGCCGCCTTACGCCACGACCGATCCCGAACAGGCCGCCGAGCGCCGCCGCGAAAAGGAAGTCATCAAGCGCCGCATCGCCGCCTTGCTGGACGCGAGCCAGGACGTCAAAGCCGCCGTGGATGCCGCGACCGCCGCTATCAACGGCGATCCTGACGACCCGGCCAGCTTCGACCGGCTCGACGCGCTGTTGGCCGAGCAGCCTTACCGCCCCGCGTTCTGGCGCGTAGCGTCCGACGAGATCAACTACCGCCGCTTCTTCGACATCAACGACATGGCCGCCATCCACGTCGAATACCCGGAGGTCTTCCGGGCCGTGCATGACGCCGTGCTCGACTTCGTCACCGAGGGCAAAATCAACAGCCTGCGCATCGACCATTCGGACGGGCTGTGGGATCCGGCGGACTACTTCCGCCGCCTGCAAGAGAGCACCGTATGCCACCAGATCTGCACCGCATCCGGCCTCGATCTGAACGATGCCGAGACGGAGCAGGCGCTGCAAGCGGCCATTCACCGCTGGTTTGACGCGCACTACGTGCCTCAGCCGGAGTCAGCGGCGGCACTACCGTTGTACGTCGTGACGGAGAAGATCCTGTCCGAAGCGGAGCCGTTGCCCTTCGATTGGGCGGTGTTCGGCACAACCGGCTACGACTTTCTGAACGAGGTCAACGGCCTGTTCGTCGATCCGGCCCAGCGGGACCGGTTCAGCCAGATCTATGAGGCATTCGTAGGGCAGCGCATGGACCTGGAAGCCATCGTACGGAGCAGCAAGCAGACGATCATGGAGGACGCGCTTGCCAGCGAAATCCGTGCACTCAGCCGCCAACTGGAACGTATCACCGAGGTCAGCCGCCGCTACCGTGACTTCACATTGAGCGGCCTGAACGCAGCCATCCGCCAGGTGATGGCGGCCATGAGCATCTACCGGACCTATATCACCGGGCCGGATCATGTCTCCGACCGCGATCAGCGCTACATCGTGGCGGCGGTGCTCGAAGCGCGGCGACGCGCGCCGAACACGTCACGGCTGGTGCTGACCTTCATCCGCGATACGCTGCTGCTGCGCAACCTGGACAGCTTCGACGTCAAAGATCGCCGCCGCGTAATCAACTTCGTGATGCGCTTCCAGCAGCTCAGCGGACCGGTGATGGCCAAGAGCGTGGAGGACACGACGTTCTACATCTACAACCGTCTGTCGTCGCTGAACGAGGTCGGTGGCCACCCGGAGACGTTCGGCATCACGCCGGACGAGTTCCACGCGCAGAACCGCAAGCGCCGCGCGGAATGGCCGCATGCCATGCTGACCACGTCCACGCATGACACCAAGCGCGGCGAGGACGTGCGGGCCCGCATCGACGTGATCTCCGAGCTGCCGGACGAGTGGGAAGGGGCGCTCGCGACGTGGAAAGCGATCAACGCAGCACATAAAATGACTGTAGACGGCACGCCCGCACCCGACACCAACGACGAATACCTGCTCTACCAGACGCTGCTCGGCGCGTGGCCGGTCGAGGGCGACGCCGGGGACACGTTCCGCGAGCGCATCGTCGCCTACGCGATCAAAGCCGCCAACGAAGCGAAGGTGCACACCGCCTGGATCAACCCCGACGAAGAGTACATCGCGGCGCTGCGCAGCTTCGTGACAGACGTACTGGCGGACGAGGCATTTCGGGAGGCGTTCGCGCCTTTGCAGCAGCGCGTTGCCTTCTTCGGGCGGTTCAACGTGCTGGCGCAGACGCTACTCAAGCTGACCGCGCCGGGCATGCCAGATCTTTACCAGGGCACGGAACTATGGGATGATAGTCTTGTCGATCCCGACAATCGTCGCCCCGTGGACTACACGCGGCGGGCGGCGCTGCTGGCCAACCTGGACGCACGCTGCGATGAAGCCGGAGCCGACCGCACCACTTTGGCCCGCGACCTGCTACAATCTGCCGAGGACGGGCGCATCAAGCTCTACCTGATCCGCCGGACGTTGGCGCTGCGCAGCGCTCTGCGCGACGTCTTCGACGACGGCGCGTATAGTCCATTAGCCGCTGTCGGCGAGCGGGCCGCGCACGTCTGCGCCTTCATGCGCGAACGCGACGGGCGAGCGGTGATCGTGCTCGTGCCGCGCCTCACGGTGGGGCTGACGGGCGGGCATGAGCGCGCGCCGGTCGGGCCGGACATCTGGGGCAATACGTGGCTGGCGCTGCCGCCGGACCACGCCGGGCGGATCTATCGCAGTGCGCTGACCGGCGAGCAGTTCACCGCCGCCGAGCGTGACGGCACGCCGGGCCTGCCGGTGGCCGAGCTTCTGATGCATTTCCCTGTGGGGCTGCTGGAACAAGCCTAG
- the treZ gene encoding malto-oligosyltrehalose trehalohydrolase: protein MPREPWTPRLGAIAQPDGTCTFRVWAPFVDHIDLHLTAPQERVIPMQRDVDGTHTITADAPPGTTYLYRLGAVERPDPASRFQPGSVHGPSQVVGRDFDWHDAGWTGISLDETILYELHVGTFTPEGTFDAIITHLDALVELGVTALEIMPVNQFPGARDWGYDGVLPFAVQNSYGGPDGLKRLIDACHARKLAVVLDVVYNHFGPEGNYLREFGPYFTDAYNTPWGTPLNFDGPGSDEVRAYFIENALMWIDEFHVDGLRLDATHAFIDFSARTFLEELAATVHAHADRLGRRVSLIAENDRGDDRLLRPPELGGYGLDAQWSDDLHHVLHTLLTGEHVGYYRDFGLFPQLVKALRLGFVYAGDYSPFRERRHGSFRADLPGRSFVVAAQNHDQVGNRMNGDRLSALVPFEALKLAAGIVLLSPYVPLLFMGEEYGETAPFLYFTSYGDPDLGRAVTQGRRKEFKDHAWEGDAPDPQDEATFLRSRLNHDLRGQSQHRALLDLYTALIRLRKERPALRALDKERAEVIGYERERVIVLHRWHADGDALIAAFNLGEGEVSLALPVPVGTWREALHSADARWMGPGYTPAAWTATDPAALTLPPQSFAVFVREG from the coding sequence ATGCCGCGCGAACCGTGGACGCCGCGCTTGGGAGCCATCGCACAGCCAGACGGCACGTGTACCTTCCGCGTGTGGGCGCCGTTCGTGGACCACATCGACCTGCACCTGACCGCGCCGCAGGAGCGGGTGATCCCCATGCAGCGCGACGTGGACGGCACTCACACCATCACGGCAGACGCGCCGCCTGGAACAACCTACTTGTACCGGCTGGGCGCTGTCGAACGCCCCGACCCGGCCTCACGCTTCCAGCCGGGCAGCGTGCATGGCCCGTCTCAGGTCGTGGGGCGCGACTTCGACTGGCACGACGCGGGCTGGACCGGGATTTCGCTGGACGAGACCATCCTGTACGAGCTGCACGTGGGTACCTTCACACCCGAAGGCACGTTCGACGCGATCATCACGCATCTGGACGCACTGGTCGAGCTGGGCGTCACGGCGCTGGAGATTATGCCCGTCAACCAGTTCCCCGGCGCACGCGACTGGGGTTACGACGGCGTGCTGCCCTTCGCCGTGCAGAACAGCTATGGCGGGCCGGACGGCCTCAAGCGCCTGATCGACGCCTGCCACGCGCGCAAGCTCGCTGTGGTGCTGGACGTGGTCTACAACCACTTCGGGCCGGAGGGCAACTACCTGCGCGAGTTCGGCCCCTATTTCACGGACGCGTACAACACGCCGTGGGGCACACCGCTCAACTTCGACGGGCCGGGCAGCGACGAGGTGCGCGCGTACTTCATCGAGAACGCGCTGATGTGGATCGACGAGTTCCACGTGGACGGCCTGCGGCTCGACGCGACGCACGCCTTCATCGATTTTTCCGCGCGGACGTTCCTCGAAGAACTGGCCGCGACGGTGCACGCCCACGCCGATCGCCTGGGCCGCCGCGTGAGCCTGATCGCGGAAAACGACCGGGGCGACGACCGGCTGCTGCGCCCGCCGGAACTGGGCGGTTACGGGCTGGACGCGCAGTGGAGCGACGATCTGCACCACGTACTGCATACGCTGCTGACCGGCGAGCACGTGGGTTATTACCGCGACTTCGGCCTGTTCCCGCAGCTTGTGAAGGCGTTGCGGCTGGGCTTCGTGTATGCGGGCGACTACTCACCCTTCCGCGAGCGGCGGCACGGGTCCTTCCGCGCCGATCTGCCGGGACGCAGTTTCGTCGTCGCCGCGCAGAACCACGATCAGGTCGGCAACCGCATGAACGGCGATCGCCTCAGCGCGCTGGTCCCGTTCGAGGCGCTCAAGCTGGCCGCCGGGATCGTGCTGCTGTCGCCCTACGTGCCGCTGCTGTTCATGGGCGAGGAATACGGCGAGACCGCGCCGTTCCTGTACTTTACCAGCTACGGCGACCCGGACCTGGGCCGCGCCGTGACGCAGGGCCGCCGCAAGGAGTTTAAGGATCACGCCTGGGAAGGCGACGCGCCCGATCCGCAGGACGAGGCAACGTTTTTGCGCTCCAGGCTGAACCACGACCTGCGCGGCCAGAGCCAGCACCGCGCGCTGCTCGACCTGTACACCGCGCTGATCCGGCTGCGCAAGGAACGCCCGGCGCTGCGCGCGCTGGACAAAGAACGGGCCGAGGTAATCGGTTACGAGCGCGAGCGCGTGATCGTCCTGCACCGCTGGCACGCGGACGGCGACGCGTTGATCGCCGCGTTCAACCTGGGTGAGGGTGAAGTATCGCTGGCCCTGCCTGTCCCGGTCGGCACGTGGCGCGAAGCGCTGCATTCCGCCGACGCGCGCTGGATGGGGCCGGGATACACCCCGGCAGCGTGGACCGCGACCGATCCCGCCGCGCTGACCCTGCCGCCGCAGTCGTTCGCCGTGTTCGTGAGAGAGGGTTAG
- the glgX gene encoding glycogen debranching protein GlgX: MVNLQSAEAVARNTQFSIAPGDPLPFGATITPDGINFSVYSRYGTACTLVLFQRGEREPFVEIPIPPDYRVGDVFPIKVTGLDPREIEYGYRLDGPDAPEAGHRFDPSCILLDPYAQAVGGREIWGKHFDPDNQFQHRARILDTKSFDWGMDRPLNRPIEDTIIYEMHVRGFTRHPSSKVEHPGTFDAIRERIPYLKELGVNAVELMPVFEFDEFENSRRNPETGELLLNYWGYSPVAFFAPKAGYAAAETPGTEVNELKTLIKDLHANGIEVILDVVFNHTAEGNENGPTISFRGLDNAIYYILTPDGYYYNFSGTGNTFNCNHPRVRPFILDCLRYWVSDYHVDGFRFDLASIMTRDVSGMPLPDPPLLREMVDDPILGRTKLIAEPWDADGLYHLGSFPAYGRWAEWNGKYRDTMRQFLKGDGGQVRAVANAVIGSPDLYPGRGPIATINFITAHDGFTLLDLVSYNEKYNVMNYEESGSNDNLSWNHGAEGPTDDPEINALRQRQIKNALAMLLVSQGVPMLLMGDECGRSQRGNNNAYCQDTEISWMDWTQHGPNLDIFEFYKAMVAFRQAHPVLRGGYFLRAEDYLGTGVPDITWHGMRAGKPNWSRESRILAFMLNGDYGKGGLMPDDWVYVAFNMHWKDHTFELPHLPEGRAWHLFANTGDPANTWHWPGTEPRLGAQKKLRLKARSTLILVGKWG, encoded by the coding sequence ATGGTCAATCTACAGTCGGCTGAGGCTGTCGCACGTAACACTCAGTTTTCAATTGCCCCTGGCGATCCGCTGCCGTTCGGCGCGACGATCACGCCGGACGGCATCAACTTTTCCGTGTATTCACGCTATGGCACCGCCTGCACGCTGGTGCTGTTCCAGCGCGGCGAGCGCGAGCCGTTCGTCGAGATCCCGATCCCGCCCGACTACCGGGTGGGCGACGTCTTCCCGATCAAAGTGACCGGGCTGGACCCGCGCGAAATCGAATACGGCTATCGCCTGGACGGCCCCGACGCTCCGGAGGCGGGCCACCGCTTCGACCCGTCGTGCATCCTGCTCGATCCCTATGCGCAGGCCGTCGGTGGGCGCGAGATTTGGGGCAAGCATTTCGACCCGGACAACCAGTTCCAGCACCGCGCCCGCATCCTCGACACAAAAAGCTTCGACTGGGGCATGGATCGCCCGCTAAACCGGCCCATCGAGGACACGATCATCTACGAGATGCACGTGCGCGGCTTCACGCGCCATCCTTCGTCCAAGGTCGAGCATCCCGGTACGTTCGACGCCATCCGCGAGCGCATCCCCTACCTGAAAGAACTGGGCGTCAACGCCGTCGAGCTGATGCCGGTCTTCGAGTTCGACGAGTTCGAGAACTCGCGCAGGAACCCCGAAACAGGCGAGCTGCTGCTGAACTACTGGGGCTACAGTCCGGTCGCGTTTTTCGCGCCCAAGGCAGGCTATGCCGCCGCCGAGACACCCGGCACGGAGGTCAACGAGCTAAAAACGCTTATCAAGGATCTGCACGCCAACGGCATCGAAGTGATCCTGGACGTGGTGTTCAACCACACCGCCGAAGGCAACGAAAACGGCCCGACCATCTCCTTCAGGGGCCTGGACAACGCCATTTACTACATCCTGACGCCGGACGGCTACTACTACAACTTCAGCGGTACGGGCAATACCTTCAACTGTAACCACCCGCGCGTGCGGCCTTTTATCCTCGACTGCCTGCGCTACTGGGTCAGCGACTATCACGTGGATGGCTTCCGCTTCGACCTGGCCTCGATCATGACGCGCGACGTGAGCGGCATGCCCCTGCCGGACCCGCCGCTGCTGCGCGAGATGGTAGACGACCCGATCCTGGGACGCACCAAGCTCATTGCGGAGCCGTGGGACGCGGACGGCCTGTATCACCTGGGCAGCTTCCCCGCCTACGGGCGCTGGGCGGAGTGGAACGGAAAGTACCGCGACACGATGCGCCAGTTCCTCAAGGGCGACGGGGGCCAGGTGCGCGCCGTCGCCAACGCCGTGATCGGCTCGCCGGACCTCTATCCGGGGCGCGGCCCCATCGCGACGATCAACTTCATCACCGCGCACGACGGCTTCACGCTGCTCGATCTCGTGTCGTACAACGAAAAATACAACGTGATGAACTACGAGGAAAGCGGCTCCAACGATAACCTGAGCTGGAATCACGGCGCGGAAGGCCCCACCGACGACCCAGAGATCAACGCGCTGCGCCAACGCCAGATCAAAAACGCGCTGGCGATGCTGCTGGTCAGCCAGGGCGTGCCGATGCTGCTGATGGGTGACGAGTGCGGGCGCAGCCAGCGCGGCAACAACAACGCCTACTGCCAGGACACCGAGATCAGTTGGATGGACTGGACGCAGCACGGCCCGAACCTGGACATCTTCGAGTTCTACAAGGCGATGGTCGCCTTCCGGCAGGCGCACCCGGTCCTGCGCGGCGGCTACTTCCTGCGCGCCGAGGACTACCTGGGAACCGGCGTGCCGGACATCACGTGGCACGGGATGCGCGCCGGCAAGCCGAACTGGTCCCGCGAGAGCCGCATCCTGGCGTTCATGCTCAACGGCGACTACGGCAAGGGCGGGCTGATGCCTGACGATTGGGTCTACGTGGCCTTCAACATGCATTGGAAGGATCATACCTTCGAGCTGCCGCACCTGCCGGAGGGCCGCGCGTGGCACCTGTTCGCCAACACGGGCGACCCCGCCAACACGTGGCACTGGCCGGGCACCGAGCCGCGCCTGGGCGCGCAGAAGAAACTGCGGCTCAAGGCCCGTTCGACGCTGATCCTGGTCGGGAAGTGGGGCTGA
- a CDS encoding sugar phosphorylase, which translates to MLSSYDPLLDDLTALYGEARGADAFARLAMALDAFRAARPGLAALDDHDPAERVTERDVMLITYGDSLRAADQPPLQTLHDFLLRHVAGTISAVHVLPFFPYSSDDGFSVIDYTAVDPALGTWADMERLGADFKLMFDAVINHISAESDWFRAFQAGDPAFRDYFIVADPAQDLSRVVRPRTLPLLTAVNRGGETVHVWTTFSDDQIDLNFGSPDVLLRIIDVLLTYVAHGASFIRLDAIAYLWKEPGTTCIHLEQTHRVVRLFRSLLDAVAPSVAIITETNVPHAENISYFGDGANEAQLVYQFTLPPLMLHAFISQDATRLSAWAATIQNPSPSATYFNFTASHDGIGVRPVEDILPPEEVGLLLARTTAHGGAVSYKDNPDGTRSPYELNITYFDALSNPAGDEPLALQAQRFIASQAIQLAFVGMPGIYVHSLLGSRNWAEGVAQTGRLRSINREKLDVAQVEAALVDPASLRSRVFTAYRDLIAARVGQKAFHPNGPQTVLNLDPALFALLRTSPDGTEHIVAVHNVTGRAVSLDLGGVPLDGVREYEDLIAGQRIGAHAVIEAAPYQVLWLKAH; encoded by the coding sequence ATGCTTTCTTCATACGACCCACTGCTTGACGACCTGACCGCGCTGTATGGCGAGGCGCGCGGGGCGGATGCCTTCGCGCGGCTGGCGATGGCGCTCGATGCGTTCCGCGCTGCACGTCCCGGTTTGGCCGCCCTTGATGACCACGATCCCGCCGAACGCGTGACCGAGCGCGACGTGATGCTGATCACGTATGGCGACTCGCTGCGCGCGGCAGATCAGCCGCCGCTGCAAACACTGCACGACTTCCTGCTGCGCCACGTGGCCGGGACGATCTCGGCAGTACATGTGCTGCCGTTCTTCCCGTATTCGTCCGACGACGGCTTTTCGGTGATCGACTACACCGCCGTCGATCCTGCGCTGGGCACGTGGGCTGACATGGAGCGGCTCGGCGCGGACTTTAAGCTGATGTTCGACGCCGTGATCAACCACATCTCCGCCGAGAGTGACTGGTTCCGGGCGTTCCAGGCGGGCGATCCGGCTTTCCGTGACTACTTCATCGTGGCGGATCCGGCGCAGGACCTGTCGCGCGTGGTGCGACCGCGTACACTGCCGCTGCTGACCGCCGTGAACCGGGGCGGGGAGACGGTGCACGTCTGGACGACCTTCAGCGACGACCAGATCGACCTGAACTTTGGCAGTCCCGATGTACTGCTGCGCATCATCGACGTGCTGCTGACCTACGTCGCGCACGGCGCGAGCTTCATCCGCCTGGACGCGATCGCGTACCTGTGGAAGGAACCCGGCACGACCTGCATCCACCTGGAGCAGACACACCGCGTGGTCCGCCTGTTCCGGTCGCTGCTCGACGCCGTCGCGCCAAGCGTGGCGATCATCACCGAGACGAACGTGCCCCACGCGGAGAACATCTCCTACTTTGGCGACGGCGCGAACGAAGCGCAGCTCGTCTACCAGTTCACGCTGCCGCCGCTGATGCTGCATGCCTTCATCAGCCAGGACGCGACGCGCCTTAGCGCGTGGGCCGCGACGATCCAGAACCCGTCCCCCAGCGCGACGTATTTTAACTTCACCGCCTCGCACGATGGCATCGGCGTGCGGCCCGTGGAAGATATCCTGCCGCCGGAGGAAGTCGGACTGCTGCTGGCACGGACCACCGCGCACGGCGGGGCGGTGTCGTACAAGGACAATCCTGACGGGACGCGCAGCCCTTACGAGCTGAACATCACCTACTTCGATGCGCTCTCCAACCCGGCGGGCGACGAGCCGCTGGCGCTGCAGGCGCAGCGTTTCATCGCGTCCCAGGCGATCCAGCTGGCGTTCGTGGGCATGCCGGGGATTTACGTGCACAGCCTGCTCGGTTCGCGCAACTGGGCCGAGGGCGTCGCACAGACCGGGCGGTTGCGCTCGATCAACCGGGAGAAGCTGGACGTCGCGCAGGTCGAGGCGGCGCTGGTCGATCCGGCGTCGCTGCGCAGCCGGGTATTCACCGCCTACCGCGACCTGATCGCGGCGCGCGTCGGGCAGAAGGCGTTCCATCCCAACGGCCCGCAGACCGTGCTGAACCTGGATCCGGCCCTGTTTGCCTTGCTGCGTACCTCACCGGACGGCACGGAGCATATCGTCGCCGTGCACAACGTCACCGGGCGCGCAGTATCGCTCGATCTGGGCGGCGTGCCGCTGGACGGTGTGCGCGAATACGAAGACTTGATCGCCGGGCAGCGTATCGGTGCGCACGCGGTGATAGAGGCTGCCCCTTATCAGGTGCTGTGGCTGAAGGCCCATTAG